Within Burkholderia latens, the genomic segment CGGCGCCGCCGGCAGACGCGGCGACGCTGCTGCCGAAGATCGACGTGACGGGCCATGCGAGCGGTGCGTCGGTCGGCCTCGTCGGATTGCGCAGTGCGGCCGCGACGAAGACCGACACGCCGATCGCCGAAATCCCGCAGACGACCAACATCGTGACCGCGCAGCAGATCGAGATGACCGGGGCGACCGATCTGAACCAGGCGTTGCGTTACGTGCCGGGCTTCGCGACGTTCGGGGCCGACAGCCGCACCGACTGGTATGCGGCGTTGCGCGGCTTCACGCCGACGCTGTATGTCGACGGCGTGCCGGCGCCGAATGCGGCCGTCATCGCGAACTGGCGCGTCGATCCGTACACGATCGACTCGATTGCGGTACTGCGCGGCCCGACGTCGGTGCTGTACGGCGCGGGCGAGCCGGGAGCGATCGTCGATGCGCATACGAAGCTCGCGAACGGCGAGCGTGTTCGCGAAGCCGGGGTGCAGATCGGCAATTACGCGCGCAAGGAGACGCTGCTCGACATCGGCGATGCGCTCGATCCGGGCGGCAAGTATGCGTACCGCTTCGTCGGCGTCGCGCGCGACGGCAACGCATGGACCGGCCCGAACGCCGATCGGCGTGTCGCGCTCGCGCCGTCGTTCCGGTGGCGGCCGACGGCCGACACGTCGCTGACGGTGGCCGCGTCGTTCCTGCAGGATCACGGCGACATCTCGTCGAACTACCTGCCGGCGTCGGGCACGGTGTTGCCGAATCGGAACGGACGTCTGTCGCAGGACATCTACATGGGCGACCCGGCGTTCAACGACTACCTGAAGAAGCAGTGGTCGCTCGGCTATGCGCTCGACCAGCGCGTGAATTCGATCTGGACGCTGCACCAGGACGTGCGCTGGTCGCACCTGTCGCTCGACGACGCGACGGTGTTCGGCAACGGGTTCGCACCCGGCAGCACGACGAACATGCAGCGCACCGCCGGGCTGTTCCAGCTGAACTACAGCCGGCTCGACATCGACAATCGCGCGCAGGCCCGCTTCGCCACCGGTCCTGTCGAACACACGTTGCTGTTCGGCCTGCAGTTCGACCGGCAGACGACGACCAACAGCGTGTGGCTCGCACTCGCGCCGTCGCTGAACCTGTATCGCCCGGTCTATCGACCGGTGACGACCGCGATCTTTTCGGGGGCGACGTCGCTCGGGCACGTCGATCAGTACACGGCGATGAATACGTTCGGCGTGTACGCGCAGGATCAGGTCCGTTGGAAGCGCTGGACGCTGACGCTCGGCGGCCGCGAGGATCGCGTGAACGCGCGCTACGACGACCGCGCCGCCGGCACCGGCACGCGTCAGGATGTCGACGCGTTCTCCGGCCGCATCGGGCTCACTTATCAGGGCGATGGGGGGGTATCGCCGTACGTGAGCTACTCGACGTCGTTCGATCCGGTGATCGGCGTGCGCATGTACGGCGGCGGCCTGCCGCAGCCGACTCGCGGCAAGCAGATCGAGGCCGGGCTGCGCTGGCAGCCGCCGGGCCGCAACCTGATGCTGACCGCGGCCGTGTACCGGATCGATCAAACCAGCGTCGTGACGCCGGCGCCGTCGAATCTCGACCCGACCGGCACGTCGTCGGTGCAGACCGGCAAGGTGCGCTCGCGCGGCATCGAACTGAGCGCGGTCGGGAACATGACGCGCGAACTGTCGATCGTTGCGTCGTACGTCTATCAGGACGTCAAGAACGTGCAGG encodes:
- a CDS encoding TonB-dependent siderophore receptor; the encoded protein is MEMTTGSVRRAIALAAGGALCAAAAGGAHAQTQAANATSAPPADAATLLPKIDVTGHASGASVGLVGLRSAAATKTDTPIAEIPQTTNIVTAQQIEMTGATDLNQALRYVPGFATFGADSRTDWYAALRGFTPTLYVDGVPAPNAAVIANWRVDPYTIDSIAVLRGPTSVLYGAGEPGAIVDAHTKLANGERVREAGVQIGNYARKETLLDIGDALDPGGKYAYRFVGVARDGNAWTGPNADRRVALAPSFRWRPTADTSLTVAASFLQDHGDISSNYLPASGTVLPNRNGRLSQDIYMGDPAFNDYLKKQWSLGYALDQRVNSIWTLHQDVRWSHLSLDDATVFGNGFAPGSTTNMQRTAGLFQLNYSRLDIDNRAQARFATGPVEHTLLFGLQFDRQTTTNSVWLALAPSLNLYRPVYRPVTTAIFSGATSLGHVDQYTAMNTFGVYAQDQVRWKRWTLTLGGREDRVNARYDDRAAGTGTRQDVDAFSGRIGLTYQGDGGVSPYVSYSTSFDPVIGVRMYGGGLPQPTRGKQIEAGLRWQPPGRNLMLTAAVYRIDQTSVVTPAPSNLDPTGTSSVQTGKVRSRGIELSAVGNMTRELSIVASYVYQDVKNVQANDASLNNWPVAVPLPRQMASLWTDWTWHTGALSGAGIGVGVRYQSALAGAPDNGLTVPSVTLYDLAMHYDVRHWRFALNVANVFDRRYVSGCTSYTVCVFGNERTVLASAKYNW